The genomic segment TCGCCGACTCTAACCGCTTTCGCCAGGATTGACACCATCCTCTGGTTGAGGCCTGCTTTCGACCGTGCCAAATGCTTGTCGCTTCTGCCACGAAACTACTTTCCGAACagatgtgcacacgcacacaaacacaaacacacacacacacatacacacacacacatatatatacacagaagacCTCATCGACACCGACCCAACCAGTATATTGGCTTCCAGCGCGTGTTTGATCTTGGGGTTGATGCCGTTGGATGATATGGGAGCCCTGTGATACCCTTGTCCTGGACGAGATATCCCAGCCTCAGCTTCCACTAACAAAACGGGTGCATTCACCGTGCACCCGCGTGAGGCTACAGCCTCGGCCGTCTTCGCCTCACCCTCTTGGCTTGAGTGCGCCCTCGCGTCGCAGCCTTCGTGAAATCCACGGGTTATCCGCTCCATAAACCGACGTGCTGGGTACAGCCTGAAGGGTGGCTTTCACCCGCCTGGTATCCTCGCCTTCTCGGCAGAGGGTTCTATctctgtattttttctgtttgtttgtttcaagaAGCGGGCGCACTCCTCTGCGCTGGTGCCATTTGCACCTCGCCCATTCGGCTCGAGTGCAACCAAAGCCACACGCGCCGCCAGAATCTAAATCCCCAACAGTTTATAAAGACAGGGTACCCATAAGGACAATTAGTGTGGACTTGGTTATTTTTATGACCATAAGGACGCATTTCCGACCAAGTCTCACTACTTGGATGGCGTCGAAGTCGCCAGGATAAGAATAAAGATTTATTCCTTTTATACATTAGATATTGTAGATACATGAAGTCCGAAATGCACAGTTCTCGCTACAGCtgtgtattatcatttttcttcgtatcatttcccttatttttaatttCGGGTTATTCGTTTGgaattttcatttgcatttccttCTCTTCGCGCCATGCCTGCGGTCTTTTCGGGGTATAAGTACAAATGGTTTTAGGAAGGGCAGTCACTCCAGTTCTCTCTGCGGTCCGGAACCTTGGTCCTGTTCCCAGTGGGGAAATATTTGTGCTCTCGTGGATTTAGCTCGCTTCGTGCCAGGATTGCTGAGTTCGCGTCTCCTCGAAATCTAAGAtttatatggttgtgtgtatgaggcaaatggtctcttttggacttgaCTAACTGCAGGGTGCACTCGCTTTGGCATAGTCCAAAAGCGTTACTCAGTGAATTTATCAAAGAGCTAGAAAGCCCAGAAGGACCAAGTCCCACAGGAAAACACTGCTTGAAtgttactagattttttttttctttaccgaaGTATTTCCTCCGTAGATTcttgcctgaccttgtgggtgctCACACGGTCCTGGTGATCTGCGtccctttcgtattttttttacctttttacttgGCCTCCgtttctaatttattttatacACTGGGTGTTTAccagcactatttttttttttcattttcctaagTTAATCTCCAATATGGGTTGGCGATTAATTTCATTACTCTTGGGATTGGGATCTGTATGTTTTCGTGCTGACACCTAGACAAAAGCACTTATGAAGTTGGGATGCCAACTTAGGGATGATTATATGTTTATGGGTTCGTGTAAGTGTCATGTGTTGGTTTTCTATGGGTATCACCTCCGCTGTGATAATTTGGTGATGCACACATCTGTAACCATTTTCCGTGACTGACCATCCTGTACAACTCCCTAGTGAGTGTACCTTGCTCCTCAGTTAACATCATACCATCCTAGAGCTTTCACTCATTCCCAGCCAGAAAATTAAGGCTACGTGCTTAAACTCATCTTCTCAGAGTCAGGTTTCCTAAACAGCATATTTCTAGTTACTGTGACATCTCGCAACCCCCCAGATGCTATAAAAAGGCTAAGTAAATCAGAGTGCACTGAACCTAATCTCCCACCATCTATTGTAAGAACAGACTAAAAATGCCGTTGAAATCTCGGTCTCCGCTTCCAGCAGGCAACATGCACGGTTCCCAAACATACGAATTGGGTGGAactttacatctgttcactgcagatgaaaaaaagtaaaagtaaaaatcagAATATCCTCGGCTGAGCCCGAACCTAACCAGACATTAGATTCtacttataataattaacaaaataataacgacagtaataagaacaataataatcacaaaataataacgacaataattacaTGACAAatgtaataacaacgacaataataacaataacaacaataataacaacaatagtaataacaacaataacaacaacaataacagcaataataatataaataataacagcaacaataataacaacaataataatagtaacgaaacaacgatagaataagaataataagaaaaataacaaaaatgagaatgataataacaccaacaataacaataacgataatgaataaaCAATCTATGAAATGTGAGAGACGCAAGAGGAAATTTCTAGGAAATATAAAGAGTTCGGCGTCACACCAACTTTATTGAATTTGCGGCTTTTATAACCGTTGCAACATTCATcgtaaagtgtgtttgtgtgtgtgtgtgcgtgtattttcttctgtctctgtctctctccccgtTTCACTATTAGATTTAACTGAATACATTACTGAATCGAGTAAAAAATCCTTCTTAAGGACCAAACTTAGATAATTTCAGTACTGtcctcccccaaaacacacacgcaaacacacacacacacacgcacacgcacacagacacacacacacacacacgcatacgcacacacacacattcacacacacaaacacacacacacatatttctaaaTGACAATGAAACTAAAAACTATAAgcttccgggctagtacagtggtaacgtgtcggcctctcatccgaggggtcggcgttgcaactgtcgcctggaggtcactgctgtggctgggcaccacggcgggtaaggacagcagctgacacacgtgagcgagtcggcattagtcgacacaggccgggctcccctcatggcataacccgggcgaggctaagcttcgcatatcggacttatccttaaaaACTATAAAGATATAAATCCGCAAACAAAGCATTTTtagttatctatttacttattttattgctcttatttacttatttatttatttttaaacattaattcatctatttattttttttatacttatagcAAAGGTTGGACAGCAGGGGAAGAAAGTACGTTATGTTTCCAGGATCAGagacattgtgttttttttctcgcgCGAATAGATATGTCTTCTCTACGTTTACCAAATTCTTTATTTAATAACCTGGTGAGCTTTTaaggaaagggcgggggggggggggtccttgtgTCCCCACTTCAagataatactgaataataataatatttaaaaaatcagttgGTTCCCTTCAACAAATTGGCCAGTTGTATTTTACAAGTTTAACCATCTGCTGTTCTAAGATAATttgttaaacaaaacaaaaacatttgaaaCGAACATGCCATTTTCTTTCACATATACTTCTTTATGTTAGAGTGCATCATACATTTtcacaaacattaaaaaagtaTTGCCCTCGACATCAtcaaataaggaaaatgaaacaatTCCACTTTCCTGTACTAACAATTTAACATTCCAAAATTGACGATCATAGCCATTATCTTATATACCTAATAAGGAAAATAGGGTTGGTAGCAACCTACAGTCTTTTATCGCCCCAAAGTTGACCCTAAATAAGTATATTTCAATATGTAATTCTTCAtgtttttctatctctccattcttgaatcaaaattaatatatatatattttagttcacTCACCTTTCtgagtaaatataaaatacaagttgTTTACTGCATTTGATCGTTGCGAATTTAGTGTAAAGTCGATTCATTTCGATTCTGGTGTAGTGGAATGTTCAGAATTCGATTATTATGACGAAATCCTAAGTAGAGACCAAGTGCTTGAAGCAAATCCAAAATTGCTTCAATTTAGCGAATAACGTCGCGATGAATTAGTTAAAGCAAgcctttcattattatcgttatctttgcgCACTTAATATTGTGCAAGCAGTGTGGGAGCGTGACAGAAgcgaaaatagatgataataacgaatgtatatatagagataagacaGAAAGGCAACTGGATAGAGAGGGTGAAAGacgggagaggtgagggagagcagaagaaagaagagaagatgagagaagagagataagagaagatagaagaaagggggggagaggagagagagagggagagagagagagagagagagagagagagagagagagagagagagagagagagagagagagaagaggagagacgaggaagtgaaaaagaaagagcaagaacaaaagagagagagagataataactgAAACCGTATTCCCAAGGCACATGCACACCTGAAGCCCCCAAACAAATCGCAAAAAAAACCTGCTCAGGTGTTCTGAAGGTAAGCGACAGGTGGTAGATATCGAATATCATTCCTGCATCAAAACACGAAACGGCAACTTTTTTAACACCAGACTTATAATTTAaagcaaaataattaaatatgttTGTCGTTAGATGTGTAGTCAAAAATTAGACAAAAGATTGATTTACCAAGTGCAAGAAAGGACTTTGAAAATGGTAAAAGCAAGCAggtgggtaataatgataataataataacaaatacaataataacaataacaacaacagcaacaaaataataataataataataataataataaataaataataataatgatgataaatatagacacatacatcaaACATCGCAGTTTGATGGGTATCAGATTCCCggaggaaatagaaaataaataaaagtttttacaGGTGTTCTTCAATGTCGACAGCTGGTGTATGCTCGGTGGAAACTAATTTTATCAGTTAGTATTCCTTTCCCATGAAGTCAAGATGGGGTGCGCTGGTGAAAACGGAATAAGAAGAATCCTGATGATGGTGATCTTAGCGATGGTCACTGTATCgtatggtgagtgtgtgtggttgtcttgtATTGTGTACTTTTGAAAgatgtgttttttcttgtattctgaatACCGAGtttgatttcattttattcttttttttctatttctatttttattgttatcaattattatatgaCGAGTGAAAGTGGCATGGACAGCTGACggtgacgataataatggtgatatgaaATTTGCTCTTGCTGCGTTCGGCACACAAGATAGACAAGATGTTTTGACCTTCTTTGGCGTCCTTTCCATCTCTTCCATCTTGCCTCCTTCGGGCGAGCAGGAGGAGATGACGTCACAGTAGCATTTGTATGTAAACAATGACAGTTGCAAGCGACCATAAGATATTGATAGGTAATTCTATGGCtctctattgttgttatcaaatgGTATTCTTCTTTGGCAGGAGTTAGAGGAGTTACAAAAGCTATGTAGCGTGTAAAATAGACACCAGTATGATGAAATAGTCAATGTTTACCTTTCGAGCCCGTTGCATTGTGGACAATGAGGTTCCTAACGCGGTCTCGTTATTCTGCTAGGCGAGCAAGACAAAGAGGTCCGAACGCAGCGTAAGAAACTATAGATTGCCAATTATTGCTCTGAGGTGAGTCACCGTACTAGTTTATAAACACCAATACCAtggtaatttttattgttattataatgattaccagtgtgtttattattttttatattattattatcattattgctatcattatactCTCCCTCCCCTAATTCCATGCTCGTTGTTATGGTGGGGGCAtaggagacggggactgaggACTAAGGTAGGttatcacccctaccttgggcctcagccctcagctcaactaattttgcacgatcttttcctttccttctcttctttgatCCCTTAATCTGCCCACGTCCTAAGATGCaagagagccgtgctgaaaggatgaaaggctggctatGTGTAAGTCCTGAACGGCCTCGTGGAGCCATGGAtatatttcaggctcaccatggccagtaatgaggATTTTGTACCGTTAATAGCATTAAGGCTTGCCACTTCATCAGCTATCCTATCTAAATGTACCTTCTGTGGTTTCTCGAGCCGACTCCGGTTATTGCAACTACTACCTCCTCCTCGATGCTTGCTGTCAACTTTAAACACTCCGAATCATCCACCCATGTTATtattcaaccttcagaatacaccgcttcctctctcccaacatcctccactccatctcctccctttgctcattgattaattatttgaaattatctgccGCGATCTTCTTCATtgtttgcccccctcccctttccttattaCTACTTGTCATCCTTATTGTCGTCCTCCCCACAGTACTACCTCATTCcacaccaccccatcttcctcccgccctcgtccTGCTACTGCTTCCGCCTCTGAAAGCCTTTTGAGTACTCTTATAGTCCAGTCAAATGagatcgattctttgtgattctccctacagccccttactctgacaatacccttgTCTTCCAACGTTTCCAAAAACAAGTAGCCAAAGTTTTCTTTCGCGGCGGTTCCGATCGTTCACGCCTCTTAATAGTTACATCCTAGTCCCAAGCtcgtgcactatctaccctgaccGATCTCACTGGTAAatctattcctgcccaacctcactcctcccttaatactgaGACCACTGCTGATTGCCCAATCtacaaggattggtcagactgtgaaaacgaCCTGCTTGCCTGCATGCTTTAACTATGATGGAGTAGCAATACAGTTTTatactattcctcccagaggccaccccgctgcccactatgtgcccaacctggtcatgaccgtTCAAATTGCTCTATACAATTACGCATATGTGCCGATTGTGGTAATTCCAATAAggagtctgaggtagcagttcttaCGGTCATATTCTTTAACAAATATTGTGCCATTCCACTTTTGTGCGATTGACACGCTCCACAATTTTTTCCCGTATGCTTCAAAAAGGAATTGTGGCATTCCACTTTCGTGCGTTCGGTGCATTTCACACGTGGAGATGTGTAAGCCTGGGGGTTAAGGCAAATACAgaacgaaatttttaaaatttcgtgtTTGTACCAATGTGTTTAGTCTGTGAATTTCGTGACCTTTATTATGAGTGGCGACTGCATTACTACGTGAAAAACCTTAATGGTCGGAGAGTACAATTAATCAATTCACAGGCATCAATCGACATTTGAGGTCGATTTTCAGAGGGAAGCAATTTTGATCAAAACCTGCATAAATAAATTGGCAAGAAAGTTTTAAGTTTAGATTGATTtaataagatttataatgatttgataatttttttggcaCCTAATTGCATTTGGAATTAATTGTGCAACGCGTTCGAGGAATTAACATTTTGTCCCATTAATGTGCACGTTTGGTGATCGCACAATTGTGAATTTCAGAATTTTGTCATTCCACAGTTGTGCATTCCAGAGTATGACTAAATATATGGTTTATTGTAGAGTTCAGCGAAGTGGTGGCTACATTTTCTTTAAGAATACAACCGTTATATTCAAACATGGCCTCACTTTACGcgaggccagacaggaagcacgctaAAGAGGTTTCTCTCTTTCAACCTTTTCCAACGATGTCTTTcgctctgttcctcctcctccttcccaaaaTGTCCCAGCATCTCTTCTCCCTACGCTTTGCCATCCTacttctactccttctctcccccagtTATTATCTTTTTCCAGTCTAGATACTCCAGTCCCTACCATTTCCCTAATGTGAGTGTGAGATTAACGGTAGAGTTTATGGAATGCGCAGTCAGAGGCAAAATTCGTGTCGTTCATGAAGCTTCGAAACTTTTGTAACTTTTGTAAGCAAGACGGATCGACGTTTGAGTGTTCGAGACGGCTTTTGAAACACGTTCGAAGCCTAGAAACTCTCCGAacccactgatctaaaaaaaaaaaaaagactggatcgagcaactaaTTGTTCTTAGAGCGcagatttgaagtcaataaaATCTGGTCGGCGCCATATTGGATGTACCCAAATGAAACCGTGAGACTAAAGCTAATATGGCGAAGTACACAGTGCTGTGCATTTGGGTGTAGCAAGCgtagaaaatatggaaatgagacCGAAAATTTTCGAAGTGATAGTGAAGGGAGTGACGACGACGAATCGATGATAAAGCGGAATTTTTCAAGGATTTTTCACGGGTAAATTCTATCTCCGTTGTTCTAAATCGCGAGGTTATCACGGACCGATCAACTATTTCTTTCTTGGAAGTCCCATGATAAGTTACTTTTAATATAAATGCAGCTTCAAATAGCAGTTTAAAGGCgataaagaatttatttttggataagggtatggtcagaagaaacattttttacgaaaagtgcggggtatcctatgacttaagcaagttacctaaaatacctttataaataatataaaatcacttgaCATAGCCTTAAAAGCTTTCTAATCACTCCAACTGCAATAAAGAAATGCTGTCCATTGTGaaataaatgcacattaaaaaGAAACGCGCCTACCCGGTCAGGCCGGCCGTTAGTTACGTGTTTGCCTAACAAGCTAATAATTTATCCATTTCATTGGGAATGTAACTCTCCTCTATATACGTTTGTTACCGAACAGTGTACTTCTTGCCGGTAAAGATGCAACCCGCTATAATTTATCTAGATATTGTCCAGGTGCTGCAGTGATTTCCGCACACTTGcttatgttttgggtacatccgaTATGGCCGCCACGATTTCAAGCTGGCTTCATTTCAAAACAATagatgctcgatccagtctttttttgagatcagtgtcCGAACCTTAACAAAAAGGATCATTTGGGTGATCGAGACgggtttcgatttttttccaCGTAACTTTAAGGAAAAAAGAGGTGTGTTTTGACAATCTTACACGAAggatggcatatacataaaaaaaaaaaataaaatctttgatTCTATTTTCCACAGCTGACgtggaagataagaaaaaaataatgataatgtataactGAAAAAATGATTACAAAAGTTTGATTTTATCTCCAACAGCTAATGCAGAAGAGAAGttgaaaaatatattagttttcattttctctcaaaTTTTCTTATCTACAACCGATGCagggaaaggaaataataataataaaaaaatactttccaaCGATTGATgcggaaatgaatgaatgaaagaaaaatattcattaataaaatattttttattttcctccctacAGCCGATGCAGGGAAAAAGAAGTGCAAATTCAACGGAAATAAATTCAACATAGGAGAGGTGAGTTCTGAGCTGTGGTTATTTACGTTATGCTAGACAGGACCAGAAACACAgttacacgtaaaaaaaaagaaaaaaaaagaagaaaaaaaaaaaaaaaaaaaaaaatatatatatatatattcatacacacacacacacacacacacacacacacacacacacacacacacacacacacacacacacacatatatatatatatatatatatatacatatatatattagaagagagaAAACCGCGgaagtaaataaggaaaaaaagaaaaaaaaaatcagatcagaGAAAGGAAATTAGACACAGTGAGAAGTAAACTCAACATTTAAGAATTTTCGAATTAAATTACACTCCATCTTGAGGactaaaacaaaacaggaaatgcTAAAATACTCTtgcatgaagaaaaaagaaaaaggaaagtgaaagggagaaacATATTCATTTCCACACGaacgcgtgtgtgtatctgtggaaacatctgtatgtgtgcgtgcgtgcatgcatgtgtgtgtgtgtttattctgttTCGAGATCTTTGTGTGTAAGAAATATCTGTTGATGCTTCTGCTCTTGTTGTAGGaacgtatatataagtgtatgcgtgtttgtgtttgtacgtttGTACGCTCTTGTATATACTTATGTGCGACACGTTACTCTAAAACAAATCGAGGCAAAAACAATTACCAGCACTTAATATAGAACCAATAAAAACTtcaagttaataataaataaataaataaacaaagaaaaaatacactcataaacaaacaaacaagcaaaccaaTCGAAATCAACCAGTTCAATAGTAATTAAGAAAAACGGATAAAAGCAACAAACGCTTATAagcctcacccttttcctctcctcgtctcaaCAGGAAGTCCTTGATCTCGCTGGTCACTGCTGTTCCCTCATGTGCTCATCTGACGGAGGAAAAGGCAGAAAACCGAGCGCCATTTTGACTTTCCAATTCGCGAGCCTCACCTCCTGTACTTGTCAGTCAACCTCTCGCTCTGTCCTCAACCTCAATGATGTTCTAAACGCGCGCCAACTCAAGCTTTGGGGTTCCGAAGGCAACCTGAAACCGAAGCCTCAACCGGAACGCAGAGCGAATCACGGATCGAATAGCAACGGCGCGAAAAAGTATAATAAAGACAACAGAAAGAGggcgaagaaggagggagagagggcaaagaagcagctgaagaagaagggaaggtgtGTCTTCAACAATAAGAAATACAAAAGTAATGAAATCGTGGAAGAAGTGACCAGCCGGTGTTTCGATTTGATGTGTcaggcgaagaggaagaaaaaaggaagtattgAAGTTGTTCCGAGGACTGATTGCACGTGTTCGAACGATGCAGGTGAGGGCAGCTGATGTGttcaaatattattgttactgcaatgtaattattattattattatcattgttaatagtgatatcattatggttatggttattattattatcattattattattattattactattatttttattattattgttgatattatggttatgatttttatggatattatgatgatgatgatcatcaatagcattatcattatattttttattattattattattattattattatttttttattattattattatcattattattattattattactattattattttcatcatcattgttattttcatcatcatcatcatatatttcattttattattattttttttttcattattattgatatgattattattattgttattgttaattagcAAGTTAGTTAATAAGCAAGTTAGGCACTCAGCAAGTTAGTTAGTTAACAAGTTCGATCGTTAGCACATGAGTTGGTCAATTATTTAGCTAGTTAGTAAGTTAGCAAGTCAGTTAGTTCATTATTTATCCATCCACTATCCATCTGTCCAtcaatccacccatccacccactcatccacccattcatccagCCAACCCACTCAAACCCACCCAGCCAAACCCACTCATCGAATCCAAACCcaccaacctaaacccaacccaaacctaacccaaacccacccaGCCAAActcaacccaaaaccaaacccacccaccaacccaaacccatacccaaaccaaccaaacccaacccaaacccaaacccaaacccaacccaaacccaaacccaacccaaacccaaacccaacccaaacccaaaccaacccaaacccaacccaaacccaaacccaaaccaacctttcaacccaaaccaacccaaacacaacccaaacccaacccaaacccaacccaaacccaacccaaacccaaacccaacccaacccaaacccaaacccaaacccaaaccaacctttcaactcaaacccaaacccaacccaaacccaaacccatcccaaacccaacccaaacccaacccaaacccaaacccaaccaacccaaacccaaacccaacccaaacccaaacccaacccaaacccaacccaaacccaaacccaaacccaacccaaacccaacccaaacccaaacccaacccaacccaacccaaacccaaacccaaacccactcTAACCCTTTCGCTTTCAGATCCGTCTCCGCCCGCGCCCGCACCCCCGCGCCCGCACCCCCACCCGCACCCTCACCGACCCGAGAATGCAAAGATTATGCTGATTCCTTCACGCCGAGTCACTCCATCTGCCAGCCGAAGAACAAGGCATGCGGCATACACAGGGAGGGTGTgagcgaggaggagaagaagctgATATTGAAGGAACATAATGAATATAGGGctaaggtgagagagggagagagggagagggagggagggagggagaggg from the Penaeus monodon isolate SGIC_2016 chromosome 35, NSTDA_Pmon_1, whole genome shotgun sequence genome contains:
- the LOC119595190 gene encoding CRISP/Allergen/PR-1-like, which translates into the protein MCTFGDRTIVNFRILSFHSCAFQTDAGKKKCKFNGNKFNIGEEVLDLAGHCCSLMCSSDGGKGRKPSAILTFQFASLTSCTCQSTSRSVLNLNDVLNARQLKLWGSEGNLKPKPQPERRANHGSNSNGAKKSVSARARTPAPAPPPAPSPTRECKDYADSFTPSHSICQPKNKACGIHREGVSEEEKKLILKEHNEYRAKVARGDESEGSPGPQPSAANMVELVWNQELADVAQAWCNTCPSTHDCNDCRRVFSIDGFVGQNLYWHFAFQSDQVWSQALKAFYDEVKFVPKILVDKYLTVPTAGPIGHYTQMVWAETREMGCGAAYHGPCAGSFPECKTYCCNYGPAGNILTRPIYEQGPAASNCPNGKSGNYDGLCKP